From Oreochromis niloticus isolate F11D_XX linkage group LG14, O_niloticus_UMD_NMBU, whole genome shotgun sequence, one genomic window encodes:
- the LOC112841698 gene encoding von Willebrand factor A domain-containing protein 5A-like isoform X1, producing the protein MSNLVLLMILIHRSVHLFSSTYSIPVMTHRRKLLTTHADTRECKLNHKGPGQMVDSNLGYSSCAMMNCCGLLTLQKEPVPLKSIEVELEVRDHVATVVSTLNYENKEDKPLEAVFVFPLPGDAAVCHFSAQVGQTQIVAEVKEKQKAREEYDDALSSGQQAFLLEESDESPDIFSLRVGSLPPGESASIRLEYVTELAVQADDGLRFCLPAVLNPRYQPQGSEGAGVQVTSAPASLVPYSLCFSARVSSPRPISKVESNCSLEPLQYLNTDQTQATVKLAAGHKFDRDVELLIYYKDAHQPTAVVEAGQASAEPGSLMGDPVVMVSLYPEFPQSVMSSMASSGEFVFLLDRSGSMSNTRISSAKDTLLLLLKSLPMGCYFNIYSFGSSYEHIFSKSVEYSQKTMEEALKKVEEMEADLGGTEILEPLKHIYSQPCIQNQPRQLFVFTDGEVGNTKEVIDLVKKNSGSHRCFSFGIGEGASSALINGMAKEGGGHAQFITGTDRMQPKVMQSLRFALQPAVVDISVTWDLPKEVSVTVLSPPITALFQGQRSLIYAQLTGQSSEAAEGCVTLKYSLAGHPSENQLHFSLRPAEDTGLTVHRLGARTLIRSLEMEEREHRGQQDGGVKEKVVQLSVQSGVSSSFTAFIAVNKDNGEAIQAPLVQRNIPMFQHMVPYLVMDRDFSLQEDKEIPESSSTSDHR; encoded by the exons ATGTCCAATCTAGTACTACTAATGATACTAATCCATCGATCCGTCCATCTcttctcttccacttattcaATTCCGGTTATGACACATCGCAG GAAGCTGTTGACAACCCACGCAGACACGAGAGAATGCAAACTCAATCACAAGGGCCCTGGccagatggtggattcaaacctaGGATATTCTTCCT GTGCGATGATGAACTGTTGTGGTCTGCTAACACTCCAGAAGGAACCAG TTCCTCTGAAGAGCATTgaggtggagctggaggtgAGGGACCATGTGGCTACAGTGGTCTCCACTCTGAACTACGAAAACAAGGAGGACAAACCATTAGAGGCTGTTTTTGTCTTCCCTCTGCCTGGAGATGCTGCTGTCTGTCATTTCAGTGCTCAGGTTGGACAGACACAGATTGTAGCTGAGGTGAAGGAGAAACAGAAG GCTCGTGAGGAGTATGATGATGCTCTGAGCTCCGGTCAGCAGGCCTTCCTATTGGAGGAGAGTGATGAGAGTCCAGATATATTCTCTCTGCGTGTGGGCAGTCTGCCTCCAGGAGAGAGCGCCTCCATCAGGTTGGAGTACGTCACTGAGCTGGCTGTGCAGGCTGATGATGGTCTGAGGTTCTGtctgcctgctgtgctcaacccTCGATACCAACCTCAGG GTAGTGAAGGTGCAGGTGTCCAGGTGACCTCTGCTCCAGCCTCTCTGGTCCCCtacagtctgtgtttttctgcCCGAGTCTCCTCTCCTCGTCCGATCTCTAAAGTAGAGTCCAACTGTTCCCTGGAGCCTCTGCAGTACCTCAACACTGATCAAACCCAGGCCACG GTCAAGCTGGCTGCAGGACACAAGTTTGACAGAGATGTTGAACTGCTGATTTATTACAAAGACGCCCACCAGCCCACTGCTGTGGTGGAGGCAGGACAGGCCTCTGCTGAGCCGG GCTCTCTGATGGGTGATCCAGTGGTGATGGTGAGTCTGTACCCTGAGTTCCCCCAGTCTGTGATGTCTTCAATGGCTTCAAGTGGAGAGTTTGTATTTCTATTGGATCGATCTGGAAGCATGAGTAATACTCGGATCAGCAGTGCCAAG GATACTCTGCTCCTCCTGTTGAAGAGCTTACCAATGGGCTGCTATTtcaacatttacagttttgggtCTAGTTATGAACACATCTTCTC TAAGAGTGTGGAGTACAGCCAGAAGACCATGGAGGAGGCTCTGAAGAAAGTTGAGGAGATGGAGGCTGATCTTGGAGGAACAGAGATCCTAGAGCCCCTCAAACATATTTACAGCCAGCCCTGCATTCAAAATCAGCCTagacag CTCTTTGTCTTTACTGATGGAGAGGTGGGGAACACCAAAGAAGTGATCGATCTGGTGAAGAAGAACTCAGGCTCCCACAG GTGTTTCTCTTTTGGGATTGGGGAAGGGGCCAGCTCTGCTCTCATCAATGGGATGGCCAAGGAAGGAGGAGGTCACGCTCAGTTCATCACAGGGACTGACAGGATGCAACCAAAA GTGATGCAGTCGCTGCGATTTGCTCTGCAGCCAGCTGTGGTTGACATCTCAGTCACATGGGATTTACCAAAGGAAGTGTCTGTCACTGTCCTCTCTCCACCAATCACAGCACTTTtccagggtcagaggtcactgatTTATGCCCAGCTCACTGGACAG AGCTCAGAGGCAGCAGAGGGCTGTGTGACGCTGAAGTACAGCCTGGCAGGTCATCCCTCTGAGAACCAGCTGCACTTCAGTCTCAGACCTGCAGAGGACACTGg ACTAACAGTCCACAGGTTGGGTGCTCGGACTCTGATTCGTTCTCTGgagatggaggagagagagcacagagGACAGCAAGATGGAGGAGTGAAGGAGAAGGTGGTGCAGCTCAGTGTCCAATCAGGAGTGAGCAGTTCTTTCACTGCCTTCATTGCTGTCAACAAAGACAACGGAGAGGCGATCCAAGCACCTCTTGTCCAGAGAAATATTCCAATGTTCCAACATATGGTTCCATACCTAG TAATGGACAGGGATTTCTCTTTACAAGAAG ATAAAGAAATCCCAGAAAGCTCATCAACCTCAGACCACAGGTGA
- the LOC112841698 gene encoding von Willebrand factor A domain-containing protein 5A-like isoform X2 — protein sequence MTHRRKLLTTHADTRECKLNHKGPGQMVDSNLGYSSCAMMNCCGLLTLQKEPVPLKSIEVELEVRDHVATVVSTLNYENKEDKPLEAVFVFPLPGDAAVCHFSAQVGQTQIVAEVKEKQKAREEYDDALSSGQQAFLLEESDESPDIFSLRVGSLPPGESASIRLEYVTELAVQADDGLRFCLPAVLNPRYQPQGSEGAGVQVTSAPASLVPYSLCFSARVSSPRPISKVESNCSLEPLQYLNTDQTQATVKLAAGHKFDRDVELLIYYKDAHQPTAVVEAGQASAEPGSLMGDPVVMVSLYPEFPQSVMSSMASSGEFVFLLDRSGSMSNTRISSAKDTLLLLLKSLPMGCYFNIYSFGSSYEHIFSKSVEYSQKTMEEALKKVEEMEADLGGTEILEPLKHIYSQPCIQNQPRQLFVFTDGEVGNTKEVIDLVKKNSGSHRCFSFGIGEGASSALINGMAKEGGGHAQFITGTDRMQPKVMQSLRFALQPAVVDISVTWDLPKEVSVTVLSPPITALFQGQRSLIYAQLTGQSSEAAEGCVTLKYSLAGHPSENQLHFSLRPAEDTGVWLVGWRGGAEWFQVQCHL from the exons ATGACACATCGCAG GAAGCTGTTGACAACCCACGCAGACACGAGAGAATGCAAACTCAATCACAAGGGCCCTGGccagatggtggattcaaacctaGGATATTCTTCCT GTGCGATGATGAACTGTTGTGGTCTGCTAACACTCCAGAAGGAACCAG TTCCTCTGAAGAGCATTgaggtggagctggaggtgAGGGACCATGTGGCTACAGTGGTCTCCACTCTGAACTACGAAAACAAGGAGGACAAACCATTAGAGGCTGTTTTTGTCTTCCCTCTGCCTGGAGATGCTGCTGTCTGTCATTTCAGTGCTCAGGTTGGACAGACACAGATTGTAGCTGAGGTGAAGGAGAAACAGAAG GCTCGTGAGGAGTATGATGATGCTCTGAGCTCCGGTCAGCAGGCCTTCCTATTGGAGGAGAGTGATGAGAGTCCAGATATATTCTCTCTGCGTGTGGGCAGTCTGCCTCCAGGAGAGAGCGCCTCCATCAGGTTGGAGTACGTCACTGAGCTGGCTGTGCAGGCTGATGATGGTCTGAGGTTCTGtctgcctgctgtgctcaacccTCGATACCAACCTCAGG GTAGTGAAGGTGCAGGTGTCCAGGTGACCTCTGCTCCAGCCTCTCTGGTCCCCtacagtctgtgtttttctgcCCGAGTCTCCTCTCCTCGTCCGATCTCTAAAGTAGAGTCCAACTGTTCCCTGGAGCCTCTGCAGTACCTCAACACTGATCAAACCCAGGCCACG GTCAAGCTGGCTGCAGGACACAAGTTTGACAGAGATGTTGAACTGCTGATTTATTACAAAGACGCCCACCAGCCCACTGCTGTGGTGGAGGCAGGACAGGCCTCTGCTGAGCCGG GCTCTCTGATGGGTGATCCAGTGGTGATGGTGAGTCTGTACCCTGAGTTCCCCCAGTCTGTGATGTCTTCAATGGCTTCAAGTGGAGAGTTTGTATTTCTATTGGATCGATCTGGAAGCATGAGTAATACTCGGATCAGCAGTGCCAAG GATACTCTGCTCCTCCTGTTGAAGAGCTTACCAATGGGCTGCTATTtcaacatttacagttttgggtCTAGTTATGAACACATCTTCTC TAAGAGTGTGGAGTACAGCCAGAAGACCATGGAGGAGGCTCTGAAGAAAGTTGAGGAGATGGAGGCTGATCTTGGAGGAACAGAGATCCTAGAGCCCCTCAAACATATTTACAGCCAGCCCTGCATTCAAAATCAGCCTagacag CTCTTTGTCTTTACTGATGGAGAGGTGGGGAACACCAAAGAAGTGATCGATCTGGTGAAGAAGAACTCAGGCTCCCACAG GTGTTTCTCTTTTGGGATTGGGGAAGGGGCCAGCTCTGCTCTCATCAATGGGATGGCCAAGGAAGGAGGAGGTCACGCTCAGTTCATCACAGGGACTGACAGGATGCAACCAAAA GTGATGCAGTCGCTGCGATTTGCTCTGCAGCCAGCTGTGGTTGACATCTCAGTCACATGGGATTTACCAAAGGAAGTGTCTGTCACTGTCCTCTCTCCACCAATCACAGCACTTTtccagggtcagaggtcactgatTTATGCCCAGCTCACTGGACAG AGCTCAGAGGCAGCAGAGGGCTGTGTGACGCTGAAGTACAGCCTGGCAGGTCATCCCTCTGAGAACCAGCTGCACTTCAGTCTCAGACCTGCAGAGGACACTGg TGTGTGGTTGGTAGGATGGAGAGGTGGAGCAGAATGGTTTCAGGTGCAGTGCCACCTGTGA